A portion of the Bdellovibrio bacteriovorus genome contains these proteins:
- a CDS encoding linear amide C-N hydrolase has protein sequence MNLKSILVLTISTVVALPAYPCTRVLWENKKSDVIVGRNMDWAEDTMSNMWLLPRGISREGLTHENPLKWTSKYGSVIITAYDIGTADGLNEKGLTANLLYLTESKFPTRDPKIPGLAVSLWSQYYLDNFATVAEAVSYTEKNPFQVQTAGIQTAAGRREGTVHISLSDKTGDSAILEYIDGKVKIYHDKNFKVMTNSPPFDQQIAALSKYKGFGGTQKLPGTTDAADRFIRAAYYSNALPEPKDYREAVAGVLSVLRNVSQPFGTPDPVRPYISTTRWRTVADLTKGIYFYENVLSPNIVWVDFAKLNFAQGQPVQKIGLIKNYELIGDVSNKFAPAKPFQFLKPEAEPARNAQL, from the coding sequence ATGAATCTCAAATCCATCCTTGTTCTTACGATCAGCACCGTTGTTGCCTTGCCCGCATATCCCTGCACCCGAGTTTTATGGGAAAATAAAAAAAGTGACGTCATTGTGGGGCGCAATATGGACTGGGCTGAAGACACGATGTCAAACATGTGGCTTTTACCTCGAGGAATTTCGCGCGAGGGCCTCACTCACGAAAACCCCCTGAAATGGACTTCTAAATATGGCAGTGTGATTATCACCGCCTATGATATCGGAACCGCCGATGGACTTAACGAAAAAGGTCTGACAGCGAATCTGCTTTATCTAACTGAAAGCAAGTTCCCAACTCGCGACCCTAAGATTCCGGGGCTCGCTGTGAGTTTATGGAGTCAATATTATCTAGATAATTTTGCTACCGTGGCAGAGGCGGTTTCCTATACCGAAAAGAATCCCTTCCAAGTTCAAACTGCCGGCATTCAAACCGCGGCGGGACGAAGAGAAGGTACCGTCCATATTTCGCTTTCCGATAAAACCGGAGATTCCGCGATTTTGGAATACATCGACGGCAAGGTTAAGATTTATCACGATAAAAATTTTAAAGTGATGACGAACTCCCCACCGTTTGATCAACAGATCGCTGCCTTAAGCAAATACAAAGGTTTCGGAGGGACTCAGAAATTACCCGGCACCACCGACGCGGCCGATCGCTTTATCCGCGCTGCTTACTATAGCAATGCTTTGCCTGAGCCCAAAGATTACCGCGAAGCCGTGGCCGGAGTCTTAAGCGTTTTAAGAAACGTTTCTCAACCCTTTGGTACGCCAGACCCTGTTCGTCCGTATATTTCTACTACACGCTGGAGAACTGTCGCAGATTTAACTAAGGGAATTTATTTTTACGAAAATGTTTTGAGCCCTAATATTGTATGGGTGGATTTTGCAAAACTTAATTTCGCTCAAGGACAACCCGTACAAAAGATCGGTCTAATCAAAAACTATGAGCTGATCGGCGATGTTTCAAATAAGTTTGCACCCGCAAAACCGTTTCAGTTCTTAAAACCTGAGGCAGAGCCCGCACGCAATGCTCAGCTCTAA
- a CDS encoding MBL fold metallo-hydrolase, which translates to MKNLIFQQLFESESSTFTYILADRVTREAVMIDPVLEKVDRDLQLIKELDLKLLYILETHVHADHITGAGKIADATGAQIALSSEANIEGSFKALKEGDVIRFGQYEIKVLTTPGHTNSCLCFLMSDRVFTGDTLMIRANGRTDFQEGSAKSLYENVRTKLFVLPDETLVYPAHDYKGFTSSTIGDEKKHNVRLNQQRKLEDFVQIMADLKLPPPKKLDVAVPANLKLGRV; encoded by the coding sequence ATGAAAAATCTGATTTTCCAGCAGCTTTTTGAAAGCGAAAGTTCCACTTTCACCTATATCCTTGCCGATCGTGTTACGCGCGAAGCCGTGATGATTGATCCGGTTTTAGAAAAAGTCGACAGAGACCTTCAGCTGATTAAGGAATTAGATCTTAAATTACTTTATATCCTTGAAACTCACGTCCATGCCGATCATATCACCGGTGCGGGAAAAATCGCGGATGCTACGGGCGCGCAGATTGCTTTAAGCTCTGAAGCTAATATCGAAGGCTCTTTTAAAGCACTTAAAGAGGGGGATGTGATTCGTTTTGGCCAGTATGAAATTAAGGTATTAACAACTCCGGGTCACACCAATAGCTGTCTGTGCTTTTTAATGAGTGACCGAGTCTTTACTGGTGACACTTTAATGATTCGCGCTAATGGCCGTACTGACTTTCAAGAGGGATCGGCAAAGAGCCTTTATGAAAACGTGCGCACTAAGCTTTTTGTTCTGCCTGACGAAACTTTGGTGTATCCAGCACATGATTATAAAGGCTTTACCTCATCGACTATTGGGGATGAGAAAAAGCACAATGTTCGACTGAATCAACAGCGTAAACTGGAAGACTTCGTTCAGATTATGGCGGATTTAAAATTACCTCCGCCAAAAAAATTGGACGTCGCGGTTCCGGCGAATTTAAAGTTAGGCAGAGTTTAG